The following proteins are encoded in a genomic region of Micrococcaceae bacterium Sec5.8:
- a CDS encoding peptide MFS transporter, whose amino-acid sequence MSSTQLTDPPAATPGDTSFFGHPKMLASLFSVEMWERFSFYGMQGILLYYMYFTAAQGGLDIEQGLAASLVGAYGGGVYLSTILGAWLADRLFGSEKVLFGSAVMIMAGHIALALVPGIPGLIAGLVLVGVGSGGLKANATALVGSLYRENDERRDAGFSIFYMGINAGALIGPLVTGWLQVSQGFHWGFGAAAVGMAVGLAIYAMGRKNLPEEAHRVHNPLPAAERTKYGLRFAGIAVVIAALLATGIVNAGNLAMSMAYAAIAASVLYFALIFSSKLVNGTERRRVAAFIPLYVASAAFWALFQQQFTFIAVYSEEKLDRNLFGWEMPAAWVQSINPVFIIIFAGVLAAVWTRLGNRQPGSALKFSIGLFVMGLAFLAFIPLTGGGKTPLLALVGILFLFTLAELFLSPIGLSVTTKLAPEAFRTQMVALFFLSVSLGTTLAGILAGLYNPQDELPYFIGIGGTAILLAVGLAAASPAIKKLMGGVR is encoded by the coding sequence ATGAGCTCTACCCAACTCACCGATCCCCCCGCTGCAACGCCGGGCGATACGTCCTTTTTCGGCCATCCAAAGATGCTGGCCAGCCTCTTCTCCGTGGAAATGTGGGAGCGCTTCTCCTTCTACGGCATGCAGGGAATCCTGCTCTACTACATGTACTTCACGGCTGCCCAGGGCGGCCTGGACATTGAGCAGGGCCTGGCCGCCAGCCTCGTCGGCGCCTACGGCGGCGGCGTGTACCTCTCCACCATCCTGGGCGCCTGGCTCGCAGACCGGCTCTTCGGCTCTGAAAAGGTGCTGTTTGGTTCCGCCGTCATGATCATGGCCGGACACATTGCCCTCGCCCTGGTGCCGGGCATTCCCGGCCTGATCGCCGGCCTGGTGCTGGTGGGCGTCGGCTCCGGCGGCCTGAAAGCCAACGCCACCGCCCTGGTGGGAAGCCTCTACCGGGAAAACGACGAACGCCGCGACGCCGGGTTCTCCATTTTTTATATGGGCATCAACGCCGGCGCGCTCATCGGCCCCCTGGTCACCGGCTGGCTGCAGGTGAGCCAGGGGTTCCACTGGGGCTTCGGCGCTGCCGCCGTCGGCATGGCCGTGGGCCTGGCCATCTACGCGATGGGCCGCAAGAACCTGCCGGAAGAAGCGCACCGGGTGCATAACCCGTTGCCCGCCGCGGAGCGCACCAAGTACGGGCTGCGCTTCGCCGGCATCGCCGTGGTCATCGCCGCGCTGCTCGCCACCGGCATTGTCAACGCAGGCAACCTGGCCATGTCCATGGCGTACGCGGCAATCGCCGCGTCGGTTCTCTACTTTGCGCTGATCTTCAGCAGCAAGTTGGTTAACGGCACCGAACGCCGCCGGGTGGCAGCGTTCATCCCCTTGTACGTCGCCTCGGCTGCCTTCTGGGCCCTGTTCCAGCAGCAATTCACTTTCATCGCCGTGTACTCGGAGGAGAAGCTGGACCGTAACCTCTTCGGCTGGGAGATGCCGGCCGCCTGGGTCCAGTCGATCAACCCGGTGTTCATCATCATCTTCGCGGGTGTCCTGGCTGCCGTATGGACCCGGCTGGGCAACAGGCAGCCCGGTTCGGCTCTGAAATTCTCGATCGGTCTCTTCGTGATGGGCCTGGCGTTCCTGGCGTTCATCCCGCTGACCGGCGGGGGCAAGACCCCGCTGCTGGCACTGGTCGGAATCTTGTTCCTGTTCACCCTGGCGGAACTGTTCCTGTCCCCCATCGGTTTGTCCGTGACCACCAAGCTGGCTCCGGAGGCCTTCCGAACCCAGATGGTGGCGCTGTTTTTCCTCTCCGTCTCACTGGGCACCACGCTGGCGGGCATCCTGGCCGGGCTGTACAACCCGCAGGATGAACTCCCGTATTTCATCGGCATCGGCGGCACCGCGATACTGCTGGCGGTCGGCCTCGCCGCGGCTTCGCCTGCCATCAAGAAGCTTATGGGCGGCGTACGCTGA
- a CDS encoding phosphotransferase: protein MSSRHRPPVASRVYVPAAGEASDVEQMPAGDVTEGVVRVGGTIRRPHQRQSLAVAAYLDWLEDAGFAGSPRFLGRDAEGRDALTFLPGQCAGAVPELWVQSEELLASVAQLLRRLHQASAGFAPAEHPFPPRPVSQDPAELVCHLDVTPQNVVVQCGRAAGLVDFDLAGPTTALKDSFNTAMHWVPLRDPADHWPGWEGTDPFRRLRIFADAYGWTATQRRRLPAAGIAATALSYQRMEHNAQVLGGGWARMWNEGVGGLILRRRRWLEANAEQLTDVLLE, encoded by the coding sequence ATGAGCTCCAGGCACCGCCCACCGGTTGCGTCCCGCGTCTACGTCCCCGCCGCGGGCGAGGCGTCCGACGTCGAACAGATGCCGGCGGGCGATGTCACCGAAGGTGTGGTGCGGGTCGGCGGGACCATCCGCCGCCCGCACCAGCGGCAGTCCCTGGCCGTGGCCGCATACCTCGACTGGCTGGAGGACGCCGGGTTCGCCGGTTCCCCGCGCTTTCTGGGCCGGGACGCCGAGGGCAGGGACGCACTGACCTTCCTGCCCGGGCAGTGCGCCGGTGCCGTCCCGGAGCTGTGGGTCCAGTCCGAGGAGCTGCTTGCCTCCGTCGCGCAGCTGCTGCGACGCCTGCACCAAGCCTCGGCCGGGTTCGCGCCGGCGGAGCACCCGTTTCCACCCCGGCCGGTCAGCCAGGATCCGGCCGAGTTGGTCTGCCATCTGGACGTCACCCCGCAAAACGTGGTGGTCCAGTGCGGCCGCGCCGCCGGCCTGGTGGACTTTGACCTCGCCGGGCCCACGACGGCCCTGAAGGATTCCTTCAACACCGCCATGCACTGGGTGCCGCTCCGGGATCCGGCCGACCACTGGCCGGGCTGGGAGGGAACGGACCCGTTCCGGCGGCTGCGGATCTTCGCCGACGCGTACGGCTGGACAGCCACACAACGCCGACGGCTGCCCGCCGCCGGAATTGCGGCCACGGCCCTGAGTTACCAGCGGATGGAGCACAACGCCCAGGTTTTGGGCGGCGGCTGGGCCCGGATGTGGAACGAGGGCGTGGGCGGGCTCATCCTGCGCCGCCGCAGATGGCTGGAAGCCAACGCGGAACAGCTGACGGACGTGCTGCTCGAGTAG
- a CDS encoding DUF4190 domain-containing protein, with protein sequence MTDQPKPEKDGTPEGYRPPSFIPGQEPGAPYRQPDSVRPEETYGAPQQADGAQSQPPYGQQPYGVPAQYGQPGRPFNAYGQPAYYGVPPEPKGLSIASLCCGIAAFIGLGVFLLPQLAAVILGHLALRREPSGKGMAIAGLVLGYVGIALTILVIVIIAVAFSLSNSSVPTRYGA encoded by the coding sequence ATGACTGACCAGCCGAAACCGGAGAAGGACGGGACGCCGGAGGGCTACCGGCCGCCGTCGTTCATTCCCGGGCAGGAGCCCGGCGCGCCGTATCGCCAGCCCGATTCCGTCCGGCCCGAAGAGACGTACGGCGCGCCGCAGCAGGCCGACGGCGCGCAGAGCCAGCCACCCTACGGGCAGCAGCCGTATGGGGTACCGGCGCAGTACGGCCAGCCGGGCCGGCCGTTCAACGCGTACGGCCAGCCGGCCTACTACGGGGTACCGCCGGAACCTAAGGGACTGAGCATCGCGAGCCTGTGCTGCGGGATTGCCGCGTTTATCGGACTCGGCGTATTCCTGTTGCCCCAGCTCGCGGCGGTCATCCTCGGGCACCTGGCCCTTCGGCGCGAACCGTCGGGAAAGGGCATGGCCATCGCCGGACTGGTCCTGGGTTACGTGGGGATCGCGTTGACCATCCTGGTCATTGTCATCATCGCCGTGGCGTTTTCGCTCAGCAACAGCTCCGTCCCCACGCGCTACGGGGCGTAG